One window of Pocillopora verrucosa isolate sample1 chromosome 9, ASM3666991v2, whole genome shotgun sequence genomic DNA carries:
- the LOC131793870 gene encoding interferon-induced very large GTPase 1-like, with the protein MAKRQGKKEIAVREEEEKHIEQMKMEVEDEISKLPQNNPSKCEGLIRRLHKKVNALKKQDVKNDLLNQLGSASCYGLEPELKDMMEKNGLELEGLELVVHHLTNKAELARYFHLNPQEVVVKDGLSVIKRRLGPSLEVLGGLSSKGIDVEQDWVKWLVGKAPSLEALGRISAEDFDALKANTGEKNEVRRLFKAELNNTEPSEAEKSGEEKKAIDEEKLEKAKALMKEASEKAKEESERAKKAVSEKMAEIGKILQLPPDWNKQESGKEPDELLTHLNQVIEQFENAVEVSESYKSDLEIVKKASGGRALCGIYHSAYNPPKTAERPLILMPTEVTLGSPNNSQQINYLKFSESMAASKYAHAVKSSSTNIGFSVGGFLQLFVGEAHGSYASSSESQGTSSVKKKTSSVSVLQYVWIATKTFKLEQEQMRLSMSARNMARSITKASDPSEAARRFMNRYGSHFPAGLHSLGGVLFRIVDAESSAEIETSVFTEKAAKELQGQISVGFLGGAFGIGASISGGHSNTSGELQAEEKKAEAASYRYSFQAMGPAATNPTTFTKLLANNSTWALIDRGSPLAYIPVWELLTDLGDPAFNMAAGVLEETWKEDELKKSKKIARAEFKISEIIRGELETLANSYINKKPNPKGFGHRPENAAQLFKFQEINLSRESAYTKAVDIIMEDPRYRICKISWCVGDLYTLCCWQAAKKVEMTHQKVNGEHVLFYSKALFRWKDLVPPEQ; encoded by the exons ATGGCTAAAcgacaaggaaaaaaagaaattgcagTGCGCGAAGAAGAAGAGAAGCATATAGAACAGATGAAAATGGAAGTAGAGGATGAAATATCCAAGCTCCCTCAAAACAATCCTTCAAAGTGCGAAGGTCTCATTCGAAGGTTGCACAAAAAAGTAAATGCTCTTAAAAAGCAAGACGTCAAAAATGATCTCCTAAATCAGCTAGGATCTGCTTCATGCTATGGATTAGAACCAGAACTCAAAGATATGATGGAGAAAAACGGTTTGGAGTTAGAAGGACTTGAACTTGTGGTACACCACCTAACAAACAAGGCAGAACTTGCAAGATACTTCCACCTCAATCCTCAGGAGGTTGTGGTCAAGGACGGCCTGAGTGTCATAAAAAGACGACTTGGACCAAGTCTAGAAGTGCTTGGTGGCTTGAGCTCCAAGGGAATTGATGTTGAACAAGATTGGGTCAAGTGGTTGGTTGGAAAGGCTCCATCTCTCGAGGCGCTCGGTCGTATCTCCGCTGAAGACTTTGATGCTCTTAAAGCTAATACTGGAGAAAAAAACGAAGTTAGGCGCCTGTTTAAAGCTGAATTGAATAACACTGAACCTTCTGAAGCTGAAAAATCTGGCGAAGAGAAGAAAGCTATTGATGAAGAAAAGCTAGAAAAGGCTAAGGCTCTGATGAAAGAGGCAAGTGAAAAGGCAAAAGAGGAGTCAGAGCGAGCAAAAAAAGCAGTAAGTGAGAAGATGGCTGAAATTGGAAAAATCCTCCAGCTGCCACCTGATTGGAATAAACAGGAAAGTGGAAAAGAACCTGACGAACTGTTGACGCACTTAAATCAAGTAATTGAACAGTTCGAAAACGCTGTAGAAGTCAGTGAAAGTTACAAAAGCGACCTCGAAATAGTTAAGAAAGCCAGTGGAGGCCGAGCGCTCTGTGGAATCTATCACTCAGCGTACAACCCGCCAAAAACGGCGGAACGACCTCTCATCCTTATGCCCACAGAGGTAACACTGGGTAGTCCTAACAACTCTCAGCAGATCAATTACTTGAAGTTCTCTGAAAGCATGGCTGCCTCAAAGTATGCTCACGCCGTAAAATCGTCAAGCACTAATATTGGGTTCAGTGTCGGTGGTTTTCTACAGCTTTTCGTTGGAGAAGCTCATGGTAGTTACGCCTCCAGCTCCGAAAGTCAAGGGACAAGTTCAGTAAAGAAGAAAACCAGTAGCGTCTCTGTACTGCAATATGTTTGGATTGCAACCAAGACCTTTAAACTAGAGCAAGAGCAGATGAGGCTGTCCATGAGTGCAAGAAATATGGCAAGATCCATTACGAAAGCCTCTGATCCCAGTGAAGCAGCTCGTCGATTCATGAATCGCTACGGAAGTCACTTTCCAGCAGGCCTGCACTCACTTGGTGGTGTCCTCTTTCGGATTGTAGACGCCGAGAGCAGTGCAGAAATAGAAACGTCTGTCTTCACGGAGAAAGCGGCGAAGGAGCTTCAAGGTCAAATATCGGTTGGCTTCCTTGGAGGAGCATTTGGAATCGGAGCCAGCATAAGCGGCGGACACAGTAATACTAGCGGTGAGCTACAAGcagaagagaaaaaagctgAAGCTGCTTCTTATAGGTACTCCTTCCAGGCCATGGGTCCAGCAGCCACAAACCCTACTACGTTCACTAAGTTGCTGGCTAACAACTCAACTTGGGCTTTAATTGATCGTGGTAGCCCTCTGGCTTACATACCAGTTTGGGAACTGTTAACAGACCTTGGTGACCCTGCCTTCAACATGGCAGCCGGAGTCCTAGAAGAGACTTGGAAAGAAGACGAGTTGAAGAAAAGTAAGAAGATTGCTCGCGCTGAATTCAAAATATCAGAGATCATTAGGGGAGAACTAGAAACGCTGGCAAATAGTTACATAAACAag AAACCAAATCCGAAGGGTTTTGGACATAGGCCGGAAAATGCTGCTCAGCTGTTCAAGTTCCAGGAAATCAACTTGTCGCGTGAAAGTGCCTACACCAAAGCTGTGGATATCATTATGGAAGATCCAAGGTACCgtatttgcaaaatttcttgGTGTGTTGGAGATTTGTACACTTTGTGTTGTTGGCAGGCAGCAAAAAAGGTAGAAATGACCCACCAAAAAGTCAATGGAGAACATGTCCTGTTTTACAGTAAAGCGCTATTCCGGTGGAAAGATTTAGTTCCACCTGAGCAGTAA
- the LOC131793809 gene encoding epidermal retinol dehydrogenase 2-like, whose protein sequence is MVCAVDSRSGGLGSSPGWGHVVFLGKTLYSHSASLHTGVQMSTSQCARGCELVIWDVNGDGLEVVAKEIEAADGVVHSYKCNLRDRKEISKTAEKVKEEVGEVSLLINNAGIITGKKFMDCCDEEISATIDVNILSHFWTIKEFLPSMFQQNRGHIVSIASIAGYTGLAGAVDYCSSKFAAVGLMEALRQELLSQKKNSIQLTTVCPSLITTGMFDGVRFRFPNLVGFGTLTPQYAASKVIDAIEKNQIHLTMPRGAYLSTALQHILPERATDLLLTFLGADVAMNTFTGRQKNDINDKM, encoded by the exons ATGGTTTGTGCGGTCGACTCCAGATCGGGTGGTctgggttcgagccctggctgGGGtcatgttgtgttcttaggcaagacactttactctcacagtgcttctcttcacaCAGGTGTACAAATGAGTACCAGTCAATGTGCTAGGG gttgTGAATTGGTGATATGGGATGTCAATGGTGATGGACTTGAGGTTGTTGCCAAGGAAATAGAAGCAGCTGATGGTGTGGTGCACTCTTACAAATGTAACCTGCGAGATAGGAAGGAAATTTCCAAGACAGCAGAGAAAGTGAAGGAGGAAGTGGGTGAAGTTTCCCTTCTCATTAATAACGCTGGTATCATAACAGGAAAGAAGTTCATGGATTGTTGTGATGAAGAAATCTCAGCCACTATCGATGTAAACATCTTATCACATTTCTGG ACTATTAAGGAGTTCCTTCCAAGCATGTTTCAACAAAACCGAGGCCACATAGTAAGCATAGCATCTATTGCTGGTTATACTGGTCTTGCTGGTGCTGTTGACTACTGTTCATCCAAGTTTGCAGCTGTTGGTCTGATGGAGGCATTACGTCAAGAATTGTTAAGCCAGAAAAAGAATAGTATTCAACTGACAACAGTATGTCCTTCACTTATAACCACTGGAATGTTTGATGGAGTTAGGTTCAG GTTTCCTAACTTGGTAGGCTTTGGTACTCTTACTCCACAATATGCCGCATCCAAGGTCATTGATGCTATTGAAAAGAACCAAATTCACCTCACTATGCCTCGAGGTGCTTATTTATCAACAGCCCTACAACA TATCCTACCAGAGAGAGCTACAGACCTGCTGTTGACCTTCCTTGGAGCAGATGTGGCAATGAACACTTTCACAGGGCGGCAAAAAAATGACATCAATGATAAAATGTGA